The following are encoded together in the Phenylobacterium sp. NIBR 498073 genome:
- the trmB gene encoding tRNA (guanosine(46)-N7)-methyltransferase TrmB: MEENSHPLMRSYGRIKSRPIKPRQAALVEELLPSLRPPQGPFDPRALMAGTREAWLEIGFGGGEHMASQAARAPDVLIVGCEPFLNGVASAVRHVAEQDLKNVRIHDGDARELAARLPDASLDRVFILFPDPWPKARHHKRRIVQSDMVAELARVLKPGGRLRFATDVAGYADWALERILASPEFDWPAQKADDWRIAPADHITTRYEEKRLGDCEPVFFDFIRR; this comes from the coding sequence ATGGAAGAAAACTCTCACCCGCTGATGCGGTCCTATGGCCGGATCAAGTCGCGGCCGATCAAGCCGCGCCAGGCCGCCCTGGTCGAGGAGCTGCTGCCGTCGCTGCGGCCGCCGCAGGGTCCGTTCGACCCGCGCGCGTTGATGGCCGGGACGCGCGAGGCCTGGCTCGAGATCGGCTTCGGCGGCGGCGAACACATGGCCAGCCAGGCCGCCCGCGCGCCCGACGTGCTGATCGTCGGCTGCGAGCCGTTCCTGAACGGCGTCGCCAGCGCCGTACGCCACGTGGCTGAACAAGATTTGAAGAACGTCCGCATCCACGACGGCGACGCCCGCGAGCTGGCCGCCCGCCTGCCGGACGCCAGCCTCGATCGGGTGTTCATCCTGTTCCCGGACCCCTGGCCCAAGGCGCGCCATCACAAGCGCCGGATCGTGCAGAGCGACATGGTGGCTGAATTGGCGCGGGTGTTGAAGCCGGGCGGACGGCTGCGCTTCGCCACCGACGTGGCGGGATACGCCGACTGGGCGCTGGAGCGGATTTTGGCTTCGCCGGAGTTCGATTGGCCGGCGCAGAAGGCCGACGATTGGCGCATCGCGCCTGCCGACCACATCACCACGCGCTACGAGGAAAAGCGTCTGGGCGACTGCGAGCCGGTCTTTTTCGACTTCATCAGACGGTAG
- the ppa gene encoding inorganic diphosphatase, translating into MDISKIPTGVNPPYDVNAIIEIPQGGEPVKYELDKDSGAIMVDRFLHTAMYYPGNYGFIPHTLSDDGDPMDVLVVGPTPVVPGAVIRVRPIGTLMMVDEAGGDEKILAVPVDKLHPFYAGVDSWRGLPAILTEQIAHFFQHYKDLEKGKSVEIVRWADPEETGELIRQGIERAKAAGKGQPGT; encoded by the coding sequence ATGGACATCTCCAAGATCCCCACCGGCGTGAACCCGCCCTACGACGTCAACGCCATCATCGAGATCCCGCAGGGCGGCGAGCCGGTTAAGTACGAGCTCGACAAGGACAGCGGGGCCATCATGGTCGACCGCTTCCTCCACACCGCCATGTACTATCCGGGCAACTACGGCTTCATCCCGCACACGCTGTCGGACGACGGCGACCCGATGGACGTGCTGGTCGTCGGCCCGACCCCGGTGGTCCCGGGCGCGGTGATCCGCGTGCGGCCGATCGGGACCCTAATGATGGTCGACGAAGCGGGCGGCGACGAGAAGATCCTCGCGGTGCCGGTCGACAAGCTGCACCCGTTCTATGCCGGCGTGGACTCCTGGCGCGGCCTGCCGGCCATCCTGACCGAACAGATCGCCCACTTCTTCCAGCATTACAAAGACCTGGAGAAGGGCAAGAGCGTCGAGATCGTGCGCTGGGCCGATCCGGAAGAAACCGGCGAGCTGATCCGCCAGGGCATCGAGCGCGCCAAGGCCGCCGGCAAGGGCCAGCCCGGAACGTGA
- the rimP gene encoding ribosome maturation factor RimP, producing the protein MRGKTAEDRRLLELLDPVAEAAGYEIVRLRLMGGEEARRLQIMAETPEGEMVVEDCARLSRAISEVMDAADPIAGEYTLEVSSPGVDRPLTRLKDFENYDGFEARIELDRVAEGRKRFRGVLAGVEGDAIGIDLEGEDSTAMIPFEWIVDAKLILTDALMKRGADERAARLSAEADQDTPE; encoded by the coding sequence ATGCGTGGCAAGACCGCTGAAGACCGCCGCCTCCTGGAGCTCCTCGACCCTGTCGCGGAAGCTGCAGGCTACGAGATCGTCCGGCTGCGCCTGATGGGCGGCGAGGAAGCCCGGCGGCTGCAGATCATGGCCGAGACGCCGGAGGGCGAAATGGTGGTCGAGGACTGCGCCCGACTGTCGCGCGCGATCTCCGAGGTGATGGACGCCGCCGATCCGATCGCCGGCGAGTACACGCTGGAAGTCTCCTCGCCCGGCGTCGACCGGCCGCTGACCCGGCTGAAGGACTTCGAGAATTACGACGGCTTCGAGGCGCGGATCGAGCTCGACCGCGTCGCCGAGGGCCGCAAGCGCTTCCGCGGCGTGCTGGCCGGTGTCGAGGGCGACGCCATCGGCATCGACCTGGAAGGCGAAGACTCCACGGCCATGATCCCGTTCGAGTGGATCGTGGACGCCAAACTTATCCTGACCGACGCGCTGATGAAGCGCGGCGCGGACGAACGCGCCGCCCGCCTGAGCGCCGAGGCCGACCAAGACACCCCCGAGTAA